A window of Diospyros lotus cultivar Yz01 chromosome 14, ASM1463336v1, whole genome shotgun sequence contains these coding sequences:
- the LOC127789788 gene encoding protein DETOXIFICATION 21-like, translating to MGDEMINEKLLRGGKGEGDGEEKFKDKLWKETKKMWVVAGPAIFTRFSTFGVNVISQAFVGHIGSTELAGYALVVTVFLRFASGILLGMASALETLCGQAYGAKQYHMLGVYLQRSWIVLSICAVFLLPLFIFTTPILEALDQDEAISEMGGKIALWLIPALFSFIASFTCQMFLQAQSKNMIITYLAAFSLSIHIFLSWLLTVRYKFGLSGALMSTVLAYWIPNLGQLAFVISGGCPETWRGFSFLAFKDLWPVFKLSLSSGVMLCLELWYNTVLILLTGNMTNARVAIDALSICLNITGWETMISFGFFAAASVRVSNELGRGSSKAAKFSIVYTVLTSFCIGFILFTTFLFLRGRLAYVFTEDPQVAAAVAELSPLLACSILLNSVQPVLSGVAVGAGWQSTVAYVNIASYYLIGIPVGAVLGYVFNLQVKGVWMGMLFGTFVQTVILIIITCKTDWDKQVSIAQKRINRWFVESEHVSTNP from the exons ATGGGGGATGAAATGATCAATGAGAAGCTACTGAGGGGAGGTAAAGGAGAAGGTGATGGGGAGGAGAAATTCAAGGACAAGTTATGGAAAGAGACCAAGAAAATGTGGGTGGTGGCTGGTCCAGCCATATTCACCAGGTTTTCGACCTTTGGTGTGAATGTCATCAGCCAGGCATTTGTGGGACACATTGGCTCCACAGAGCTTGCTGGCTATGCCCTGGTCGTCACAGTCTTCCTCAGATTTGCTAGTGGCATCTTG CTCGGAATGGCCAGTGCTTTGGAGACTCTGTGTGGGCAAGCATATGGTGCAAAacaataccacatgcttggagTATACCTTCAAAGATCTTGGATCGTATTGTCCATATGTGCagtttttcttcttccactcTTCATCTTTACCACACCAATTTTGGAAGCCTTAGACCAGGATGAAGCTATCTCAGAAATGGGAGGAAAAATTGCACTCTGGTTGATCCCGGCGCTGTTCTCCTTCATTGCATCATTCACCTGCCAAATGTTCCTCCAAGCACAGAGCAAGAACATGATTATTACATACTTGGCAGCGTTTTCGCTTTCAATTCACATCTTCCTCTCATGGCTTTTGACAGTGAGATACAAGTTTGGACTTTCTGGGGCCTTGATGTCAACAGTTTTGGCATATTGGATTCCAAATCTGGGTCAGCTAGCATTTGTTATATCTGGAGGCTGCCCAGAAACATGGAGGGGTTTTTCATTCTTGGCTTTTAAGGATCTGTGGCCGGTCTTCAAGCTTTCTTTGTCATCTGGTGTTATGCTCTG TCTTGAACTCTGGTACAATACTGTACTCATCCTTTTAACAGGAAACATGACGAATGCTCGGGTGGCCATTGACGCCCTCTCTATTTG CCTCAATATCACTGGTTGGGAGACGATGATATCTTTTGGTTTCTTCGCTGCAGCAAG TGTGCGGGTGTCGAATGAACTTGGAAGAGGAAGCTCAAAGGCTGCAAAGTTCTCAATTGTGTACACAGTCCTAACATCATTTTGCATTGGGTTCATCTTATTCACCACCTTCTTGTTCCTCCGTGGGCGTCTAGCATATGTGTTTACTGAAGATCCCCAGGTGGCGGCTGCAGTCGCAGAATTATCACCCCTCCTAGCCTGTTCTATACTTCTCAACAGTGTCCAACCAGTTCTTTCAG GTGTTGCTGTTGGGGCTGGCTGGCAGAGCACGGTTGCATATGTTAACATTGCAAGCTATTACCTAATAGGAATTCCTGTGGGAGCAGTGCTTGGTTATGTGTTCAATTTGCAAGTCAAG GGAGTCTGGATGGGCATGCTATTTGGCACATTTGTTCAAACTGTTATTCTCATTATAATCACTTGTAAAACTGATTGGGACAAACAG GTATCAATTGCTCAAAAAAGAATTAACAGATGGTTTGTGGAATCTGAACATGTCAGTACTAATCCGTAA